The following are from one region of the Petrotoga mobilis SJ95 genome:
- the rsfS gene encoding ribosome silencing factor, translating to MLKTDVLNSVKEIVELLEEKDGENIVVLDMENSELMVDYFVIVTGNSEPHRVALRDQVVRYLKDEDIPITFYDKGKSTDWMIIDAGIFIVHIFSEESREFYDLEGLWGEQNRMVL from the coding sequence TTGTTAAAAACTGATGTTTTGAATTCCGTTAAGGAAATAGTGGAATTGTTAGAAGAAAAAGATGGAGAAAATATTGTTGTACTTGACATGGAAAATTCTGAATTGATGGTTGATTACTTTGTTATTGTTACGGGAAATTCAGAACCACATAGAGTAGCTTTAAGAGACCAAGTAGTTAGGTATTTAAAAGATGAAGATATACCCATAACTTTTTACGATAAAGGAAAAAGTACCGATTGGATGATAATCGACGCGGGTATTTTTATAGTTCATATATTCTCGGAAGAGAGTAGAGAATTCTACGATTTAGAAGGGCTTTGGGGAGAACAAAATAGAATGGTACTATAA
- the rpsB gene encoding 30S ribosomal protein S2: protein MSVVSMKQLLEAGAHFGHRTRRWNPKMQPYIFTARKGIHIIDLQKTLKSIDEAYDFLKNSVMEKKRVLFVGTKKQAQQIVADEARRCGEFFVNNRWLGGLLTNFKTIKSRIDKLEQLTEYVESEEFSKLPKKEQATIRRNLEKLEKNLGGLRGMKKIPDILFIIDPKKEEIAVKEANLLKIPIIATVDTNCDPDVIDYVIPANDDAIRTIMLIVSKMADAIIEGKEGRIETLEESSEVEEEEEEKDEVIDEVDEKLEAEEKYASYAEEVEEVEEEFIPSEIEDEDEKF, encoded by the coding sequence GTGTCAGTGGTAAGTATGAAACAGTTACTTGAAGCAGGAGCTCACTTTGGTCATAGGACGAGAAGATGGAATCCCAAGATGCAGCCTTATATTTTTACTGCAAGAAAAGGTATTCACATTATTGATTTACAAAAAACTTTGAAAAGTATTGACGAAGCCTATGACTTCCTAAAAAATTCGGTCATGGAGAAGAAAAGAGTATTGTTCGTTGGGACTAAGAAACAGGCACAGCAGATTGTTGCCGATGAAGCCCGCAGATGTGGAGAGTTTTTTGTAAACAACAGATGGCTTGGTGGTTTGTTAACAAACTTCAAAACGATAAAATCTAGAATTGATAAGTTGGAACAACTAACAGAATATGTTGAAAGCGAAGAGTTTTCGAAACTACCCAAAAAAGAGCAAGCAACCATACGCAGAAATTTAGAAAAATTAGAAAAAAACTTGGGTGGGTTACGTGGAATGAAAAAAATTCCAGATATTCTTTTTATTATTGATCCTAAAAAAGAAGAAATCGCTGTGAAAGAAGCTAATTTACTTAAAATACCTATAATAGCAACGGTGGATACTAATTGTGATCCGGATGTTATTGATTACGTTATTCCAGCAAACGATGATGCTATTAGAACCATAATGCTCATTGTTTCAAAAATGGCTGATGCGATTATTGAAGGAAAAGAAGGTAGAATTGAAACTCTCGAAGAAAGTAGCGAAGTAGAAGAAGAAGAAGAAGAAAAAGACGAAGTAATTGATGAAGTGGACGAAAAATTAGAAGCTGAAGAGAAATACGCCAGTTATGCTGAAGAAGTAGAAGAAGTGGAAGAAGAATTTATACCTTCAGAAATAGAAGACGAAGACGAAAAATTTTAA
- the miaB gene encoding tRNA (N6-isopentenyl adenosine(37)-C2)-methylthiotransferase MiaB, which produces MKFYIRTFGCQMNINESEIMAGLLKEEGFEWTENPKEADIILINSCAVREKAENKMYGAIGGYGKLKDENKNLILGVGGCSAEKERENLLERFKNIDFVFGTRNVVDIGNLVKRALNGKRFADFSDKLNDVNYDIPKMPISKHHAWITIIYGCNKYCSYCIVPYTRGFEKSRPMEDIIREVESYAKKGYKEITFLGQNVDSYGKDFGDKKSKLDLLIQKAAEFDSIKRIWFLTSYPSDITDSLIQTVANEEKAANYFHLPAQSGSNKILKAMNRKYTREEFIELVNKVKKEVANVTVSSDFITGFPSETDEDFEETVDLIKQCRFERINIAEYSPREGTIAYKYQNDDVPKHIKNKRLQYLMELQKRINLEENEKYLEQEVVIIQEGKAGKNGTYMGRTMNNKLIIFESNEELNGEFLKVKVNKITPGPLYGEVVNNLY; this is translated from the coding sequence TTGAAATTTTACATACGGACATTTGGTTGTCAAATGAATATTAATGAAAGTGAAATAATGGCAGGTCTTTTGAAAGAAGAAGGCTTCGAATGGACTGAAAATCCAAAAGAAGCCGACATAATATTGATAAATAGTTGTGCTGTTAGAGAAAAAGCAGAAAATAAAATGTATGGTGCCATAGGCGGTTACGGTAAACTAAAAGATGAAAATAAGAATTTAATCTTAGGTGTAGGTGGTTGCTCTGCAGAAAAAGAAAGGGAGAATCTGCTTGAAAGATTTAAAAATATAGATTTTGTCTTTGGCACTAGAAATGTGGTAGACATAGGAAATTTGGTAAAGCGTGCTTTAAATGGAAAAAGATTTGCTGATTTTAGCGACAAATTGAATGATGTCAATTACGATATTCCAAAGATGCCAATAAGTAAACATCATGCTTGGATTACTATCATATACGGATGCAACAAATATTGCTCGTACTGTATAGTTCCATATACCAGAGGTTTTGAAAAAAGTAGACCTATGGAAGATATAATAAGAGAAGTTGAAAGCTATGCAAAAAAGGGCTACAAAGAAATAACCTTTTTAGGTCAAAATGTTGATTCCTACGGTAAGGACTTTGGAGATAAAAAATCTAAATTAGACCTTCTCATACAAAAGGCAGCTGAATTTGATTCCATAAAACGAATTTGGTTTTTAACCTCATATCCATCGGATATAACCGATTCTTTGATACAAACTGTTGCCAACGAAGAAAAAGCGGCAAATTATTTTCATCTTCCAGCTCAATCGGGAAGCAACAAGATTCTTAAAGCGATGAATAGAAAATACACAAGAGAAGAGTTCATTGAACTTGTTAATAAGGTAAAGAAAGAGGTAGCTAACGTTACGGTATCCAGTGATTTTATAACGGGCTTTCCATCTGAAACAGATGAGGATTTTGAAGAAACGGTAGATTTGATTAAGCAATGTAGATTTGAGAGAATAAATATCGCAGAATATTCCCCAAGAGAAGGGACCATAGCTTATAAATATCAAAATGACGATGTCCCTAAACATATCAAAAATAAAAGATTGCAGTATCTCATGGAGTTACAAAAAAGGATAAACCTTGAAGAAAATGAAAAGTATCTTGAACAAGAAGTTGTTATAATTCAAGAGGGAAAAGCGGGTAAAAATGGTACTTATATGGGAAGAACTATGAACAATAAATTAATAATCTTCGAAAGCAATGAAGAGTTGAACGGTGAATTTTTGAAAGTAAAGGTCAATAAAATTACACCAGGTCCATTGTATGGTGAGGTTGTAAACAATCTTTACTGA